The Spirochaetaceae bacterium genomic sequence CTCGGTCAGGTGACGCGCCTCGCCCGCCATGATCCCGGCCAGGAAGAAGCCGAACAGCGCGGTCAGTCCGACCGCCTGGGTCAGCGCGCCGGAGGCCAGCCCCAGGCAGCACACGAAGGTCAGCATGGCGCCCGGATTCCCGGACATGCGGGTGCTGATGCGTGCCACCGCGCCGTCCACCAGGCGCAGGCCGAGCGTGAGCGCGAAAGCGGTAAAGGCGAAGGTGAATACGAGCAGGAATGCAATCGCGCCCAGATTCAGCGCCGAGGTGGTGGCCACGGCCAGCACCAGGCTGAACACGATCCAGGCCAGGATGTCGTTGACCGCGTACCCGCACAGCGTCACCAGGCCCAGGTCGCTCTTCACCAGGTCCAGGTCGTGCAGCACGCGCGCGATGATCACCATCGCGCTGATCGCCATCGTGGTGCCCAGGAACAAGGCGAAGATGATGCGCCGGTCGGGATCCGCCAGCACGCTGTCCGGCAACAGGAACGACAGTGCCGAGCCGACCGCCAACGGCACCAGCACGCCGATGATGCCGATGCGCAGCGCCGGCCCGCGCGCCCGCCACGCCGCGCTTACGTCCACGTGCAGGCCGGTTTCCAGGAGCAGGAACAGCACCCCGAACCAGGACACCACGTCCAGCATGCTGCGCTGCACCGCATCGGGGGGAAACAGCGTCGCGTGCAACTCCGGAAACGCCCGCCCGAGCAGTGTCGGGCCGAGCAACACTCCGACCAGGATCTCGCCCACGATCGGCGCCTGACCAAGGCGGCGCAGCACCTCGCCGGCGCCGCGCGCCAACACGAGCAGCACCAGCACCTGGACCAGGAACACCAGCAAGTTGTGTTCAGTCATCTATCGAGCCCATCCCCGGGCCGCATTATAACGGTACGGCGACCAGAGAATATGTACCCGTTCGCGCCCCGTCCGCGTAGGCCGTGTGGGGGCGGGCGGCGGGCTGTGTTATACTTGCTCCGTGGGTCACTGTCACGCGTGCGGCGCCGCGTTGCCGCGCGACCTGCCGATCTTTCGCGAGACCGAGTGTCCGCGGTGCAGCAAGCCGCTCAAGGTGTGCCTGAACTGCAC encodes the following:
- a CDS encoding cation:proton antiporter, which produces MTEHNLLVFLVQVLVLLVLARGAGEVLRRLGQAPIVGEILVGVLLGPTLLGRAFPELHATLFPPDAVQRSMLDVVSWFGVLFLLLETGLHVDVSAAWRARGPALRIGIIGVLVPLAVGSALSFLLPDSVLADPDRRIIFALFLGTTMAISAMVIIARVLHDLDLVKSDLGLVTLCGYAVNDILAWIVFSLVLAVATTSALNLGAIAFLLVFTFAFTAFALTLGLRLVDGAVARISTRMSGNPGAMLTFVCCLGLASGALTQAVGLTALFGFFLAGIMAGEARHLTERTREIIGQMVHSIFVPLYFAGLALHLDFIANFDIGLVVFVTVVSIAAKFGGAWLGALGRDISAADRVSIGIAFTPSGVTGIVVAGVALEYEIISTPVFVSIVCSAIVSALLVAPWLSWSIRRRERVDLVRLLTQHGILPALRARDRFTAIRELCLVAAPATRLAADEINEAVDQREQLMGTGIGKGVAVPHARIEALRRPVMAFGRAPHGLDWDAPDGEPVRFVFLVLTPARQEGLQVQILQAIARTMSGDGGRELGAPGDAAALRKRLSQFLRR